The stretch of DNA AGGGTTGATCATCAAGGTCCTGAAAGAGAACCCAAGAACAGCCCAATTGATGAAAACGACCTATAAGAGCCCACGAAGTCGGAAGGGGAATGCGCGTGGAAACGAAGAGTCAACTGGGTGAGCTACAACATCCACATCTGACCAGGGAGAAATTCCCTGCCATCCAGAAACTCCCTGCCTTTGATCCAACCTTGGAAGGCCTGTTTATTCTGTCGAGAGCCTGGTGATCCCAAAAATGGCGGGAGCTTAGCGAACGACCCCACGTAGAGCGCCACCTGGAAAACTCGTGGCACGCTCATTGCCCATCCTGAAATAGCCCTTCTCCAAGAAAGCCCAATGAGACTGTTTGAACGTCCATCCGGCCGAGGAGCAGGATCCGTCGGGAGGTATAGAGCTTTACAGTAAAACGAGGGGGGTGTACTGTTGATGACGATTGTCCGATATGATCCAGACACGAAACCAAAAGATCGGTATCCACGGGAGATTGTTTCTCCCCCATCTCCGAGCGCGTGTTGTCTTGAGGAAATGAAGCGGACAGGGAAAATGGAACGTGGGGAGTGGGGATGGCCCTATTTCTATAAGCGGTGCCATGTCTGCGGATACACTGTACGGGAATTTCTCGGGCCTGCAGAGGTGGAGAAACGTGTACTAGAGAGCATCCGCAGGCGCAGGGAAGGACCGGATCGGCGCACCCGGCGGGGTTTCCATTTCGCCAGGTAAACTGAGCAGCACGGATTATTCAGGTCACGACAGGACCTTATCGTTGGGAGGCAAGGGATGACCTACATCATTGCGGAACCGTGTATCGGGGTGAAAGACCGAGCATGCGTGGATGTCTGCCCCGTGGAGTGCATTTATGATGGGGAGGAACTGCTCTTCATTCACCCAGAGGAGTGCATCGACTGCGGGGCATGTGAGCCCGAGTGCCCGGTGACGGCGATCTTCGAAGAGAGCGGAACCCCTGAGCAGTGGACACGCTACATCGAGATGAATGCGCAGTTCTTTCGTGACCATCCTGGTGTCTCACCGGCTGCGGGGAAGGGCAAGTAATAACGCGCCGTGAGGTTTTGCCGTCGGGTAACGTCAGCGAATTGAGGAACGCATGATTACCGAAGAAGCAGTCCTTAACGCCCTACGGAAGGTCAATGACCCCGAGCTCCACCGCGACTTGGTCTCGCTCGGCATGGTGAAGGAGATCAAAGTGGACGGCGGCGCCGTGGCTGTGACCGTCGAGCTCACCACCCCGGCCTGCCCCATGCGGGAACAGGTGGAGGAGGAGACGAAGGCGGCCATTAAGACCCTGCCTGGTGTGGGGGAGGTTACTGTCAATCTCACGGCCAGCGTCCGCAAGCCTCCCGCTGGCCGCGAGCCGATCCCCGGGGTCAAGCACATCCTCGCCGTCGGCAGTGGCAAGGGAGGGGTGGGCAAATCCACGGTGACGGTGAACTTGGCGGTGGCGTTGGCCGAGGCCGGGGCATCGGTGGGGCTTCTCGATTCGGACATCTACGGGCCTAGCATCCCGATAATGATGGGGGTGCATCGGCAGCCCGAAGTGGTGGGGAAGCGGATGATTCCTCCGGTGAGCCACGGGGTCAAGCTCATGTCGCTCGGTTTCCTCCTGCCAGACGATACTTCCCCAGTCGTCTGGCGGGGGCCGATGGTCGGCAAGGCGGTCAGTCAGATGCTGATGGAGGTAGATTGGGGAGAACTCGACTACATCCTGGCGGACCTGCCCCCTGGGACGGGGGATGCGTCCCTCACGTTAGCCCAGGCGATCCCCCTCTCAGGGGCAGTCATCGTCATGACCCCGCAGGAGGTGGCAGTCCAGATCGCCACCAAGACCCTGAACATGTTCCGGACCCTGAAGGTCCCTATCCTGGGGATCATCGAGAACATGAGCTACCTGCTGTGCCCGCACTGCGAGCAGTCGGTAGAGCTGTTCGGCCACGGCGGGGGGCGCAAGGCCAGCCAGCGCCTGGAGGTCCCCTTTCTGGGGGAGATCCCGCTTGACCCCGAGCTGCGCCGCGGCGGCGACGTGGGACGCCCCATCCTCATCGAAAAGCCCGACTCCCCTGTGGCGGCGATCTTCCGCCGGGTGGCGGGCAATCTGGCTGGGCGGGTGAGCGTAGAGGCGTTGATAGGATGATTTCAGTCTCAGACAGGAGGGAATCAAGGTGTTGACAGTTACCGAAGCAGCAGCAGCAAAGCTGAAAGACCTGATAGCCCGGGAGGGGGCCGAGGGACAGGCCCTGCGTGTCCGCGTGAAGGGGGGCGGATGTTCTGGTTACGAGTATCAGCTCGCCTTCGATACCCCGCAGGAGGGGGACGAGGTTATCGAACAGCGCGGTGTCAAAGTGCTGGTCGACCCCAAGAGCCTGCTCTTCCTCGCCGGCACAGAGATCGATTTCGAGGACGGCCTGACAGGCGCCGGCTTCGCCCTCAAAAACCCGAATGCCAAAGGCTCCTGCGGCTGCGGCCAGTCGTTCCAGGCCTGAGACTGGGGCCTGCGATTGAGGCATCTTTGAAGGGGCTGGCGCGTGGTGGTGGCGGGGATTCCTTGGATGCACGGAAAGGGTTCAAACCCGTGCCATTATGAGGAGTTATACGTTGACAGGGGGGGTGCTGCATGGTACCCTTAAGATGGTTAGCCACGTCCCTCCTGTCCTTCAGGCCCAATCCCCAGAGTCATAGCGTAATTATGCGTCACGAGAACGAATCATACGCATCCAAGATGCGTGACACAGATAACGGCCTCGAAAGGGAGAAACCATGAGCGATCCGACGACCACGATCGAATCCTTTGTGAGCCAGGATTACAAGTGGGGGTTTGTGACGGAGATTGAGCAGGATATTGCACCTCCCGGGCTGAATGAGGACATCATCCGCATGATCTCGGCCAAGAAGGACGAGCCCGAGTGGCTGCTCGAGTGGCGCCTGAAGGCCTACCGCTACTGGCTGACCATCAAGGAGCCAACGTGGCACAACGTCCATTACCCGCCTATCGACTACCAGAGCGTAAGCTACTATGCGGCGCCAAAAAAGAAGGAGCTACAGAGTCTCGATGAGGTTGATCCCGAGCTGCTTAGGACGTATGAGAAGCTGGGTATCCCGCTCGAAGAGCAGAAGATGCTCACCGGTGTCGCGGTGGACGCGGTCTTCGACAGTGTCTCGGTGGCGACCACGTTCAAGGAAAAGCTGGCCGAGTTGGGGATTATATTTTGCTCCTTCTCCGAGGCGGCGCAGGAGCATCCGGAGCTGGTCCGGAAGTACCTCGGGTCGGTCGTGCCGTACACCGACAACTTCTTCGCGACGCTGAACTCCGCCGTCTTCACTGACGGCTCGTTCTGTTACATCCCGAAGGGCGTGCGCTGCCCGATGGAGCTATCCACCTACTTCCGCATCAATGCCGAATCGACCGGCCAGTTCGAGCGGACGCTGATCATCGCCGAGCCGGGTAGCCATGTCAGTTACCTAGAGGGGTGTACCGCCCCGATGCGGGACAAGAACCAGCTCCACGCCGCGGTGGTAGAGCTGATCGCCCACGACGACGCCACGATCAAGTACTCCACCATCCAGAACTGGTACCCCGGAGACAAGAACGGTAAGGGTGGGATTTACAATTTCGTCACTAAGCGCGGGAAGTGCCTCGGTCGTAACTCCCATATCTCGTGGACGCAGGTGGAGACCGGCTCGGCCATCACCTGGAAGTACCCGAGCTGCATGCTGATTGGGGACAACTCCGTCGGCGAGTTCTACTCAGTGGCGCTGACCAATAATCGCCAGCAGGCTGACACGGGCACCAAGATGACCCACATCGGCAAGAATACGCGGAGCACCATCATCTCGAAAGGGATCTCAGCGGGTTACGGCCAGAACACCTACCGCGGCGGGGTAAAAATCCTCAAGAGTGCGACGGGGGCGCGCAACTACACGCAGTGCGACTCGCTCCTGATTGGCGATAAGTGCGGCGCTCACACCTTCCCCTATATCGAGGTGAAGAACTCCACGGCCAAGATGGAGCACGAGGCGTCCACCTCCAAGATCGGCGATGACCAAATCTTCTACTGCAACCAGCGCGGGATCTCGAAGGAAGACGCAGTCAACCTGATCGTCAACGGCTTCTGCAAGGAGGTCTTCCGCGAGCTCCCGATGGAGTTTGCCGTCGAGGCGCAGAAGCTGTTGGGCGTCAGCCTGGAGGGAAGCGTCGGCTAACGGGGTCAAACTACTCTTCAAAAAGGATCGACCATGCTTGAAATCAAAAACCTGCATGTCCGAGCGGGCAACCACGAAATCCTCAAAGGCGTTGACCTGAAGGTGAACGTCGGCGAGGTCCACTCCATCATGGGCCCCAACGGCTCGGGCAAGAGTACGTTGGCGCAGGTGCTGGCCGGCCGCGAGACTTACGAGGTCACCGAGGGAGAGGTCCTGTACGACGGGAAAAACCTCCTCGAGATGGCGCCGGAGGAGCGCGCGCGGGGGGGGATCTTCATGGCCTTCCAGTATCCCGTGGAAATTCCCGGTGTCGGGAGTGCCCAGTTCCTCAAGGCCGCGCTCAACGCTATCCGCAAGGCGCGGGGCCTTGAGGAGCTTGACGCCATGGAGTTCCTTGCCCTGGTCAAAGAGAAGATCAAGCTCCTGGGGGTGGATGAAAAGCTTATCCACCGCTCGGTCAACGAGGGATTCTCGGGCGGCGAGAAGAAACGCAACGAGATATTCCAGATGGCGCTCTTAGAGCCCAGGCTCTGCATCATGGACGAGACCGACTCCGGCCTGGACATCGATGCCCTGAAAATCGTCGCCAAGGGCGTCAACGATATGCGCAGCCCGGAGCGTGCCATCATCGTGGTCACCCACTATCAGCGGTTGCTCAACTACGTCATCCCCGACTATGTCCATGTCTTGGTGGACGGCCGGATCGTCAAGTCGAGCGGGAAGGAGCTGGCCCTGGAGCTCGAAGAGAAGGGCTACGCCGGGATCGAAGAGGAGCTCAGGGCTGGTGCCCAAGCATAGGCAGCAGAGTCGGTGAGTGTCGTGACACAAGAGCGGGACTACTACGCTGAGATTTTTGCTGATTTCGAGAAAGCCACTGCTGGAAATGGGCAGGGGTGGCTGCAGCCTGTCCGCCGGGCGGCTATCGCCCGCTTCACCGAGTTGGGCTTCCCGACCACCCGCGACGAGGATTGGCGGTTCACGAACGTAGCACCGCTCGCGCAGATTGCCTTCCAACTCACGAGCGACTCCCGCGTCGAGCTGACGCCCCGAGAGATAGCACAATTTGCGATTCCGGGATTGGGGGATATCCAGCTCGTCTTCGTGAACGGCCGGTACGCGCCCACGCTCTCATCTCCAGGGTCGCCCGGCCACGGGGTCTCGGTGCGGAGTCTTGCCCAGGCATTCAAGGATGACCGGGATGTGCTGGAGCAGCACCTGACCCGGTACGCCGCCTATGCACATGACGCGTTTATCGCGCTCAACACCGCATTTATGGACGATGGCGCATTGGTGCACGTCGCTCGGGGGAGGGTGGTTGAAAAGGTCATCCGCCTGTTGTATGTGTCGACGGCAACCGCCGACCCGATCGTGACTCATCCGCGTAACCTGATCGTCATGGATGAAGACAGCCAGGCGGTCATTGTCGAGGATTATGTTGCGCTGGACGCCGACGTATATTTCTCGAACGTGGTCACGGAAGTGGTGGTTGGGCAGAACAGCGTGCTGAGCCACTATATGATCGAGCGCGAGAGCCATCAGGCATTTAGCGTCTCGACCCTCCGGCTGGAGCAGGGCCGTAGCAGTAATGTCACGTCCCACACGGTGCTGCTCGGTGGCGCGCTGGTGCGGAACAACGTGCACCCGGTCCTGGCGGGCGAAGGCAGCGAGTGCCTGATCAACGGGCTGTTCATGGCCACCGGGAGCCAGCACATGGACAACTTTATGCTGGTCGAACACGCCAGTCCGCACTGCGACAGCCGGCAATTCTACCACGGCATTCTCGATGGGCGGTCGCACGGCGTCTTCAGCGGCCGGATTATCGTTCACAAGGACGCCCAGAAGACCGACGCCAAACAGACGAATAAGAACCTGTTGCTTTCCCAGGAGGCACAGATCGACTCGAAGCCGCAGCTCGAGATTTACGCCGACGACGTCAAATGTACCCACGGGGCAACCATTGGTCAGATTGACCAGGACGCGATCTTCTACCTGCGTTCCCGCGGCATCGCCGAGGACGCCGCACGGGCCTTGTTGCTTTTCGGCTTTGCGGGAGAAACCCTGGAGCGCATGAAGGCCGAGCCAATCCGCAGGTACCTGGAGACACTCGTGGCCCAATGGTTGCCCGAGGGAAAACTCTTGGAGGCAGTTCGATGACCACCCCCGGAAGCACAGTGACTGCAAAGGTCCGCAAGGACCGGGCAGCGGGTTTTGATGTCGCCAAGGCGAGACAGGACTTCCCGATTCTGCGCGAGAAGGTTCAAGGGAAGCCGCTGGTCTATTTCGATAACGCCGCCACGAGCCAAAAGCCGCAGGTTGTCATCGACACGGTGCACGAATTCCTTGCAACATACAATTCGAACATCCATCGTGGGGTGCATCAGCTGAGCGAACGAGGCACCGAGGCCTACGAGCAAAGCCGAAAGAAGGTGCAACGTTTCATCAACGCCGCCGAATCGCGAGAAGTCATCTTTGTGCGCGGCACCACCGAGGCCATCAATCTGGTGGCTAACAGTTACGGCCGGCAACACATCCGGGCTGGCGACGAGATCGTCATCTCCGCGATGGAGCATCACTCCAACATTGTCCCCTGGCAGATCCTCTGCGAACAGACCGGAGCAGTGCTTCGCGTCGTGCCGATCAGTGACGCCGGGGAGATGTTGATCGACGAGTACGAAAAACTCCTGACGCCCCGGACTCGGCTGGTGGCGGTGGTTCATGTTTCGAACGCCTTGGGGACAATCAACCCCGTCCACGAAATAATCCGGCTCGCGCGCCGTCAGGGGGTGCCGGTACTGGTGGATGGGGCACAGGCGGTGCCCCATCTCAAGGTGGACGTGCACGAACTGGATTGCGACTTCTACGCTTTTTCCGGGCACAAGGTGTTCGGTCCCACCGGCATCGGTGTCCTGTATGGTAAGGCCGAACTGCTGGAAGCTATGCCCCCGTACCAGGGGGGGGGTGACATGATCAAATCGGTCTCCTTCGAGAAGACCGTCTACAACGACCTGCCGTACAAATTCGAGGCCGGCACGCCCCATATCGCTGGCGTGATTGGTCTGGGCGCTGCGATCGACTACGTGAATGGAGTTGGCCTGGACAGGATCGCTACGTACGAGCACGGGTTACTGGAGTATGCGACGGAGGCACTCTCGGCGATC from Candidatus Methylomirabilota bacterium encodes:
- a CDS encoding ferredoxin family protein, producing the protein MTYIIAEPCIGVKDRACVDVCPVECIYDGEELLFIHPEECIDCGACEPECPVTAIFEESGTPEQWTRYIEMNAQFFRDHPGVSPAAGKGK
- a CDS encoding Mrp/NBP35 family ATP-binding protein — its product is MITEEAVLNALRKVNDPELHRDLVSLGMVKEIKVDGGAVAVTVELTTPACPMREQVEEETKAAIKTLPGVGEVTVNLTASVRKPPAGREPIPGVKHILAVGSGKGGVGKSTVTVNLAVALAEAGASVGLLDSDIYGPSIPIMMGVHRQPEVVGKRMIPPVSHGVKLMSLGFLLPDDTSPVVWRGPMVGKAVSQMLMEVDWGELDYILADLPPGTGDASLTLAQAIPLSGAVIVMTPQEVAVQIATKTLNMFRTLKVPILGIIENMSYLLCPHCEQSVELFGHGGGRKASQRLEVPFLGEIPLDPELRRGGDVGRPILIEKPDSPVAAIFRRVAGNLAGRVSVEALIG
- the erpA gene encoding iron-sulfur cluster insertion protein ErpA produces the protein MLTVTEAAAAKLKDLIAREGAEGQALRVRVKGGGCSGYEYQLAFDTPQEGDEVIEQRGVKVLVDPKSLLFLAGTEIDFEDGLTGAGFALKNPNAKGSCGCGQSFQA
- the sufB gene encoding Fe-S cluster assembly protein SufB, with translation MSDPTTTIESFVSQDYKWGFVTEIEQDIAPPGLNEDIIRMISAKKDEPEWLLEWRLKAYRYWLTIKEPTWHNVHYPPIDYQSVSYYAAPKKKELQSLDEVDPELLRTYEKLGIPLEEQKMLTGVAVDAVFDSVSVATTFKEKLAELGIIFCSFSEAAQEHPELVRKYLGSVVPYTDNFFATLNSAVFTDGSFCYIPKGVRCPMELSTYFRINAESTGQFERTLIIAEPGSHVSYLEGCTAPMRDKNQLHAAVVELIAHDDATIKYSTIQNWYPGDKNGKGGIYNFVTKRGKCLGRNSHISWTQVETGSAITWKYPSCMLIGDNSVGEFYSVALTNNRQQADTGTKMTHIGKNTRSTIISKGISAGYGQNTYRGGVKILKSATGARNYTQCDSLLIGDKCGAHTFPYIEVKNSTAKMEHEASTSKIGDDQIFYCNQRGISKEDAVNLIVNGFCKEVFRELPMEFAVEAQKLLGVSLEGSVG
- the sufC gene encoding Fe-S cluster assembly ATPase SufC, whose protein sequence is MLEIKNLHVRAGNHEILKGVDLKVNVGEVHSIMGPNGSGKSTLAQVLAGRETYEVTEGEVLYDGKNLLEMAPEERARGGIFMAFQYPVEIPGVGSAQFLKAALNAIRKARGLEELDAMEFLALVKEKIKLLGVDEKLIHRSVNEGFSGGEKKRNEIFQMALLEPRLCIMDETDSGLDIDALKIVAKGVNDMRSPERAIIVVTHYQRLLNYVIPDYVHVLVDGRIVKSSGKELALELEEKGYAGIEEELRAGAQA
- the sufD gene encoding Fe-S cluster assembly protein SufD — encoded protein: MSVVTQERDYYAEIFADFEKATAGNGQGWLQPVRRAAIARFTELGFPTTRDEDWRFTNVAPLAQIAFQLTSDSRVELTPREIAQFAIPGLGDIQLVFVNGRYAPTLSSPGSPGHGVSVRSLAQAFKDDRDVLEQHLTRYAAYAHDAFIALNTAFMDDGALVHVARGRVVEKVIRLLYVSTATADPIVTHPRNLIVMDEDSQAVIVEDYVALDADVYFSNVVTEVVVGQNSVLSHYMIERESHQAFSVSTLRLEQGRSSNVTSHTVLLGGALVRNNVHPVLAGEGSECLINGLFMATGSQHMDNFMLVEHASPHCDSRQFYHGILDGRSHGVFSGRIIVHKDAQKTDAKQTNKNLLLSQEAQIDSKPQLEIYADDVKCTHGATIGQIDQDAIFYLRSRGIAEDAARALLLFGFAGETLERMKAEPIRRYLETLVAQWLPEGKLLEAVR
- a CDS encoding cysteine desulfurase, whose translation is MTTPGSTVTAKVRKDRAAGFDVAKARQDFPILREKVQGKPLVYFDNAATSQKPQVVIDTVHEFLATYNSNIHRGVHQLSERGTEAYEQSRKKVQRFINAAESREVIFVRGTTEAINLVANSYGRQHIRAGDEIVISAMEHHSNIVPWQILCEQTGAVLRVVPISDAGEMLIDEYEKLLTPRTRLVAVVHVSNALGTINPVHEIIRLARRQGVPVLVDGAQAVPHLKVDVHELDCDFYAFSGHKVFGPTGIGVLYGKAELLEAMPPYQGGGDMIKSVSFEKTVYNDLPYKFEAGTPHIAGVIGLGAAIDYVNGVGLDRIATYEHGLLEYATEALSAIPSVRIIGTAEEKASLISFVLDGVHAHDVGTILNHDGVAIRAGHHCTMPLMQRFGVPATARASLAFYNTKEEIDVLVGAIHKAVEMFG